A genomic region of Trueperaceae bacterium contains the following coding sequences:
- the ctaD gene encoding cytochrome c oxidase subunit I has protein sequence MATAPTVTSPTRGKIFNRPTWTTGVGSWLTTIDHKRLGLLYICTAFMFMIFAAVEAGLIRLQLLSPTMNIVNPDHFNQLFTMHGVTMVFLAIMPLGIGLANYFVPLQIGARDLAFPRLNAFGYWIYALGGLMIYTSWFLGGAPDVGWFAYAPLTSLSHNPGLGVDFYMFGLFISGIGTTGTAMNLIVTIINMRAPGMTMMRVPVFTWMILIMSFMIIYAFPPLTIAFIEVILDRTFGTLFFVQEAGALPILWQHLFWIFGHPEVYIIILPAFGVISEIIPTFSRKSLFGYPVMILSGILIGFMGAAVWTHHMFTTGLGPVVNTAFSLTSFVIGIPTGIKIFNWLGTMWGGSIRFTTPIIYAIAFLITFTLGGITGIMLAMPTFDAQVHDTYFVVAHFHYVMGGGALLSYLGALYYWFPKMTGRMMSERLGKIAAFITVIGFHGIFFPQHIAGLLGMPRRIQTYPAGIGLELWNALSTVGSWLMGIGLVLIAINVIHGLTRGKRVGDDPWDARTLEWETSSPPPYYDFKVQPVVNSLDPLWARKHPEAMHVTPPAPDAGAKYDAGGIHIPGQSWYPFLASAAIMFGCYALMYDNFILAIVCGLFFIFTIFGWAFEGVGGHHVHFDGAKENA, from the coding sequence ATCGATCACAAGCGCCTCGGCCTGCTCTACATCTGCACGGCGTTCATGTTCATGATCTTCGCCGCCGTGGAAGCCGGCCTGATCCGGTTGCAGCTCCTGTCGCCGACGATGAACATCGTCAACCCCGACCACTTCAACCAGCTCTTCACCATGCACGGCGTCACGATGGTGTTCCTCGCCATCATGCCGCTCGGCATCGGTCTGGCCAACTACTTCGTGCCGCTCCAGATAGGCGCGCGCGACCTCGCGTTCCCCCGCCTGAACGCGTTCGGTTACTGGATCTACGCGCTCGGCGGCCTCATGATCTACACGTCGTGGTTCCTGGGCGGCGCCCCTGACGTCGGTTGGTTCGCCTACGCGCCCCTCACGTCGCTGTCGCACAACCCCGGCCTCGGCGTCGACTTCTACATGTTCGGCCTGTTCATCAGCGGCATCGGCACCACCGGCACCGCCATGAACCTCATCGTGACGATCATCAACATGCGCGCGCCCGGCATGACGATGATGCGCGTGCCCGTGTTCACGTGGATGATCCTCATCATGTCGTTCATGATCATCTACGCCTTCCCGCCGCTCACCATCGCGTTCATCGAGGTCATCCTCGACCGCACCTTCGGCACGCTCTTCTTCGTGCAGGAGGCCGGGGCGCTGCCCATCTTGTGGCAGCACCTCTTCTGGATCTTCGGGCACCCCGAGGTGTACATCATCATCCTGCCGGCCTTCGGGGTCATCAGCGAGATCATCCCGACGTTCTCGCGCAAGTCGCTCTTCGGCTACCCGGTGATGATCCTCTCCGGCATCCTCATCGGCTTCATGGGCGCGGCCGTGTGGACGCACCACATGTTCACGACCGGCCTCGGCCCCGTCGTCAACACCGCGTTCTCACTCACGTCCTTCGTGATCGGCATACCGACGGGCATCAAGATCTTCAACTGGCTCGGCACGATGTGGGGCGGCAGTATCCGGTTCACCACACCGATCATCTACGCGATCGCCTTCCTCATCACGTTCACGCTTGGCGGCATCACGGGCATCATGCTCGCCATGCCGACCTTCGACGCCCAGGTGCATGACACCTACTTCGTCGTGGCGCACTTCCACTACGTGATGGGCGGTGGCGCCCTTCTCTCATACCTCGGGGCGCTGTACTACTGGTTCCCCAAGATGACGGGCAGGATGATGTCCGAGCGCCTCGGCAAGATCGCGGCCTTCATCACCGTGATCGGCTTCCACGGCATCTTCTTCCCGCAGCACATCGCGGGGCTCCTCGGCATGCCGCGCCGCATCCAGACGTACCCGGCCGGCATCGGCCTCGAGCTGTGGAACGCTCTCTCCACCGTCGGCAGTTGGCTCATGGGTATCGGCCTGGTCCTCATCGCCATCAACGTCATCCACGGGCTCACGCGCGGCAAGCGCGTAGGCGACGACCCCTGGGACGCCCGCACGCTCGAGTGGGAGACCTCCTCTCCCCCGCCCTACTACGACTTCAAGGTGCAGCCCGTCGTGAACTCCCTCGACCCGCTGTGGGCCAGGAAGCACCCCGAGGCCATGCACGTCACGCCACCGGCGCCTGACGCCGGAGCGAAGTACGACGCGGGCGGCATCCACATCCCGGGCCAGTCCTGGTACCCGTTCCTCGCGAGCGCCGCCATCATGTTCGGCTGCTACGCCCTCATGTACGACAACTTCATCCTCGCCATCGTCTGCGGCCTGTTCTTCATCTTCACGATCTTCGGGTGGGCTTTCGAGGGCGTAGGCGGCCACCACGTGCACTTCGACGGTGCCAAGGAGAACGCATGA